A window of Rufibacter sp. LB8 contains these coding sequences:
- the purQ gene encoding phosphoribosylformylglycinamidine synthase subunit PurQ: MKFGVVVFPGSNCDQDVIDALQHTTQQEVVRLWHKDHDLQNCDFIVLPGGFSYGDYLRSGAIARFSPIMQEVVKFANSGGYVWGICNGFQILTEAGLLPGALLRNTTQKFICQNVYITPENTDLLPTALLEPGKPYKIPIAHGEGRFYADADTIKSLEDNGQIMFRYCNSQGQVDDQSNCNGSLLNIAGVANKNKNVFGMMPHPERAVDPELGNTDGRRMFEALLQTVQA; the protein is encoded by the coding sequence ATGAAATTTGGCGTAGTCGTTTTCCCGGGGTCCAACTGTGACCAAGATGTTATTGATGCCCTGCAGCACACCACCCAGCAAGAAGTGGTGCGGCTTTGGCACAAAGACCATGACCTGCAGAACTGTGATTTCATAGTGCTGCCTGGCGGTTTCTCTTATGGTGATTACCTGCGGTCTGGGGCCATTGCGCGCTTCTCGCCTATTATGCAGGAAGTGGTGAAGTTTGCCAACAGCGGCGGTTACGTGTGGGGCATCTGCAACGGTTTCCAGATTCTCACCGAGGCCGGTCTGTTGCCCGGTGCCCTGCTCCGGAACACCACCCAAAAATTCATCTGCCAGAACGTGTACATCACGCCTGAGAACACAGATTTGCTGCCCACAGCCCTGCTGGAGCCCGGCAAACCCTACAAAATTCCGATTGCGCACGGCGAAGGACGTTTCTACGCCGACGCTGACACAATCAAAAGCCTGGAAGACAACGGCCAGATCATGTTCCGGTACTGCAACAGCCAAGGCCAGGTAGATGACCAAAGCAATTGCAACGGCAGCCTTCTCAACATTGCCGGCGTGGCCAACAAAAACAAGAACGTATTTGGCATGATGCCGCACCCGGAGCGCGCCGTGGACCCAGAACTGGGCAACACAGACGGCCGCCGCATGTTTGAGGCCTTGCTCCAGACGGTACAGGCGTAA